Genomic window (Vigna radiata var. radiata cultivar VC1973A chromosome 1, Vradiata_ver6, whole genome shotgun sequence):
TTCAATCCTTGGTTTGTCAATAATATGTGGTTTATCAATATAATAAGACGATTGTTTTCTCTGTTTGGGAGAGATAAAGCTTGTTTCGCGTAAGAAGTCGGGAAATTGAGTTTGTTCCAAGTTAGAACTCGGGAAACCAAGCTTGTTCCGAGTTAAAACTCAGGAAACCGAGTTTCTATTAGCAAGAAACGTAAAAGAGTGGATGATtgaaattgttttcttcttgtttagTTGTTTTCAAGAATGGATAAGTTTAGTTTAGAATCTCTCAAGAGGTCGTAGCTTgtgtcactagtgcaaaaaccgCTTATAACGTCACGCATTTAACGTCGAACCACTCAATAgccaacattaaaaatgaccgatggtatttttgtaaataaatgcaattattaaacgtcgtttagaattgtaattcgacgtaaaagaatataaaacgtCGAACGCCCCAGCGTTAGATGTTAAAAGGTTactgagttaaaaaaaattgagcgggagattgaaaattcattcactttatcttagcgtgcAGGACCCTTTTCTCTGCTTAAACTTTTTTCggacgaagtttgacgaccatcacatataatctttctttcatttgatacaaatgcatgttaattaactactttaggtatgattttcatttgttttcacTGATTATTTCCGTGTTTTTGTCCTTCATAAGTGTATTatgttttctctctcactggtggcaacactttattctaattagttttcgttttcgttttcattatcgttttgaagaacttatttgttaataacttgtttgttatttttttgttgaactttgtttgatgttgttgttgtttagttgaacttgtttgttattattgtttgatgtttgattgaacttctttgttatttgttattgttctttgattgatcctatattattggtcatagttcatgctttataaaataccaaaaactgaaaattgttgttttttctgcTTTTGAGGTCTCGTAGAGctgtaaaaaaggatcacaattatttaaaaaataaataaataaaaaattgattaacgtcatatattgataaaattcgaCGTCATTTAACATCGTATATTGtcaaaatttgacattaaataacgtcgtatattgacaaaatattCGACGTGAAAGACCAAAAATATTTGacgttatatgttgtttttgtactaATGTGTTATTAATGGTAGGtcttgttggaagtcccacgtcgactagagataaggccaatttataatatataagtggggtgcagacctcaccttacaagccgattttgtgggatgagttaggcctaaaactcacttctaacacggtatcagagctatggttagaacctatcctagcgatatttgttgggcagattgttccacccgctattgggccgttatcggaccacccattaatatctagtctcacgctcgatatgtatatacatcGGCGTGaggaggtgtgttggaagtcccacatcgactagagataaggccaatttataatatataagtggggtgcaaacctcaccttacaagccggttttgtgggatgagttaggcctaaaacccacttctaacaagtcTTTCGAGGTTGTTTATTATCCAAGAGCTAGTTCCCCggcaaaaaaaatttattggatATTCTCACGAATCACAGCTTCAGTGTCTAAGCAATTACATCAATTCGGATATTGAGTTTAGAAATCTTTGAATCTTGCGTATATAAATGTGTGATGATATGATCATGTAATAACTTGACAGttcaattacataaattatgGTTAGTTAGAGCTCATAATATTAGCTTATTATTTTAGCTTGTGGTGatttgtgtttcttttcttATGCAATGATCACTATTATATTAACGTGAGCAGGGGATACTGAAAGTtcgaataaagaaaatataaatatagtagAGTCTCTAAAAACATTTGGATTGtatttcctttttgtttgaAGACGATTGTCCTGAATATAAAGTAGAAATGTTTTAAccttatatattttgaaaatttagaaaactatgaaaagtattatatattttaaatactcaATGGTCAAAGACtatgatattattaatatatatatccCTTTATCAAATTCTAATTTCTGAAAATATAAACCTTTTACATGTAAtctgatttttaaaagaaaactttatattcaaaaagtTCCATATTCACATCCATgcatttattgattttatttcgGAGACATCCTCATAcctcattcttttatttatataaagacgtttgttttacattttgttGACGGGTTTTCCTCTTAGATGATAGTTTTAATTACTTATATTCTTTATGTTAGTTAGGTTGCCTCAATCTagtttataacattttttaattaattctttctgattatgaaattttctttctaaatttggATATATACTTACTTTTCTATTTGAATCAATTAACACATTTTTTGTTATaacttataattctttttaaactaaaaaaaaatatataacgaGATAAATTTTAGTCACTTTCGCATACTACGGGAatgaaatgattaaattaatttgtttcctCTTACTCGTCATGAGAATTCGCAGAATATATAAtagccaaaaaaaaaagtagttaattTTGTAGAAAAGGGTTCAtcatgctattttttttttattgaatgttaACCATCTCTTTTAACCTGAACCGGCCACCTGTGAGACATGAATCTAGCAGAAATTGATTCTACTAGAACAATTGACATGTCCATTCTCCAAACATAACTCACAATTTATTCATCAATTACTATGACACAAGAATTTGGATGATAGACTTGATGCTAAAGTTGCATACTTTTAGCATCTATAGTATTTTATTGTGATAATCCTAAAAGTTTCATTGGAAATGtactatatatacatatatatatatatatatatatatatatatatatatatatatatatatataatattaacagtaATGATACATATGATTTGTGGAAAAAAAGATAACGTGAaacaaagaatataaatatgttttgtgGATTTTGTCAAAGGTCTCATATtgatatattcaaatttaaaatatagtatatatGAATATGGAATAGAAAAATGTTGTGTCGATGTTGTATGGGAGTTTGACATCAAGTTATATGGTTGAATAATGTTGTTAGTTGGAATTCATGAGTTAATTTTGTCTATCACGAGTTTGAGTCgagttgaattaattttttttttttttgaaattttgatacaGTTCAGTTTTGAATTTGACTCATTAAGAATCCAACTCACCCAGGTTGAATCCGTGGTAAGCTAGCCGGTTCATCAAACCatgtaacttttttaataaatacttttttttaggttagtcattttacaaaatattgaaaCGAAGGATGaagtgaattatttttttatggaataATTATACAACATGAAAAATTCACAAATCAATGCTTTGTAACTCAATTTTTATGCAGAAACAAATTTGAATCATTATGAACTCATTAAAATTTTTGTTGAgagattttgttatatatttgtatgaatGAAATCTTATATTTGATTGATCATAAATCTAATTTGAAACTCTTCCCcttcatttatatttgaattttttgttatttttccatagaaaaagaaaaactagtaCTTAAGTAAGTAGTGAGTCAActcgtttaacccaccaacccgtggtgggtcgagttggattcaattttttttcggTTCACTAATAAGTGACGGATTGAGTTAactcactaaatgaccaacccgtggtggatcgaGCCGGATGGGTCAAATAACTCGTTTTAACAACTCTatggttaaatttaaacatgtaattaaaaacattttatatatttttgcatgtagtattacttttaatttaattattgtaattaatataattttcgatcaataattataaaaattatttgttatcttATTTACATGTAGAATCTTAATGTTAGTCATCAGATAATGTAATGTTAggatttcttttatatatatatgcactAATATTACTATTAGATTAATATATCATCCtcttattttcaataaatttcatttttagtatCACTGTACACTCAAGTCTTGAGTCTTCAAGGCTATTGATCCAATAAAAACCATGACATCcgttttatttgttatatatgtaCACTATTATCATCGTATTAATACATCACTCTCATACcttcaatatatttctttcttagtatcacaacaacaaaaatttattctttgtaTCTTAcacttgaaatatatatttgacaTAAAAGATATGTTGGAGATtctatatgaattaaatataaaaacaaactagaggatacaaactttattttatattttataagtgaattttattgtattgaattagacttaatagtataaatatgatttgagtgttgaatttaaagaaaaccGTAGCtagaagtgatgatgaaatATGTCTTGATCAGAATTTTACTTAGGTACATGAAAACCTAGTATGCTGGTTGAAGAAAACTATGGCAACTAATACGTGTACGATCCATTATGATACTAAGCTTGGTTCCATTCATTGTAGATAAAATTTCTAGAATTCCACAATTGAAAGAAAGTGGATTCCAATGTGAATAACTTACATATGCTACATGCATTTAACACGTATACAATTTCAGGGAAACTATTGAGAGCGATTACTTTGTCTTTTATCGCTTACATAAGATTTATCTTTTAGGTTAAGTTTTATTCTCTTCATAACATCCATTTGTGTGTATATAAAGGTAAtaataaaggataatgatactttcacaatttttctgacaacattttaatattatttatatgttattatgtgattggtctatagtagtttttgtatttattattgttgattgtgaaataattttaaaccaattacaaaatgacacgtaaatgatattaaaatgttgtcaaaaaaatattgtcaaagtatcattatctaatAATAAAGACTCCACACCatgttatattttctatttatcgtaaatttagagattttttttcttcatattttgcaatattttttcaaaaccatTTCTACTTTTACATGATGTTTGCTTATGAGTCACGTTAACGTGAAGCTACGTGTTGTAGAGTATGGAAAACGttaatcttttttcttctccaaaCACCACGCAGTAAATTTTGAATATGGAAACAAGTTACCAAACCCAAAATCGATTATGACCTAAACGTGATTTTGGTGCCAAAACCAACTTCCACTTCTAATTGACAAACTCATAATATGTACGTGGATTTTTCTTACCACCAATATTTGAAACTTTTTCTTATATggatataaacttttttttttaatttttatatactcTCAAAAATAGGATtgaacattaaataatttaaacattatatttaaaattagtataaaattttaataagtaTATGTACATATGAGAAGTTAAGAAATTGTTCACAATATTTTGAATGCAATTCACAACACTTTCTTGCCATAAAATATCTATCatctcaaataaaatattagttataataatcAAGAAGTCTAAGATGGTGTCATGCGTGGTTCCCTAACAAAATTACAATGTGATTTTGTAAGGTTTTTTTTTAGGACccttttcaataatatatatataaataatttttcaaaaatttatctgTATTAgaatttgaacttttaaattttaacactcaatatttaataaatatttttttttaatttgctcTTAGAGTAATTtctttaattaccttttaaattAATGGTACTGATATATAATCATCTTATTCATCTATtgtaataatatgaaaattaacaTGTCAATATTGTAAATTCAGAAGCAACTTAAGTTGTTAAAATAAGTTTGATACGATGAGCTAGTACGAACGGTCCTCAAAATAGGTCAAGttaaatcaaacaaataatgaCCTAAATTGAAGTAGATCTATTTTGACCTATTCTATTTAACATCTAGACAAATTTAGGTTAAAGGAAAATCTTATGgatcaacttacttttaaaaattattattataattaaaaaatattttatcaaaatatgtaAGAAATCAAAGTTTATAATTCAAATCATTATATCTTTATActgaaattaatattattgacttcttttaaatattaagtattttatttattcttttaaatttaaaactatttcaataaaaattatcttttagaTCGGTTTGAGTATCAAGCTAACCAAAATATTTTGACtcctttaaattataaattagattagactaacataatttttctattgAACATTTGGGCAAGCTGGATCATCCGTTGtttctataataaataaatatatatatatatatatatatatatatatatatatatatatatatatatatatatatatcacaaaataatattttcatttaaaatataaaataatgtaaaatgaaaatatattattttaaattcattttacattattttatattttaaatgaaaatattattttgtgatatatatatatatatatatatattaaatgtttcaAACTAAAAATTCAGAAGTATACatgaaaatttttctttaatgactttgttttaatgtatattttatttgtgaacaaattttcaactagattttatttgtccactgaatttaaaataaaaatggtaaacttgataagatttattttcattgatatgATAAATCATGTGCATGCACCTTGTGAAAAAGTTGAATTCTCATTCGCCAAAGATATAATAATGTATTGGGACAAATAGCACAAATTCTTCAGTCTGCTTCAGCCAATACGTTAAGGACACATAGTAGATTCTACCGTTTATCAGACATAAAAACTGATATACACAATACAACATGAAGCTTTTGAGAGCAATCACTTGTGATAAATAAACGTGTAGCATTTTCATCATCTAGAGCATGTTCCCTTGACAATTTTGAAGAACCAAAATTTCTTACTTAAACAGTGTGTTCTTTCCCAAAATAGACAAGCTTGTATGGAATCTCTCTTTATGCTTCTAATCCAAGCAAAGTTCATGGTTTATTTCCCTTCATAAACCCTTTTGGCACCTATAAAATGCCTTCAAAATCTCACTTCTCATATGCCCTTCTTCTCAAAGTTTCCCTTCTCTCTGCAGTTTCATTCCAATTCATGTCTAGGCTCATGGAACCACTTTCTGTGGGAAGAGTGATAGGAGAAGTGGTTGACATTTTCAGCCCAAGTGTGAGAATGAATGTGACATATTCCACCAAGGAAGTTGCTAATGGTCATGAGTTAATGCCTTCTACTGTTATGGCCAAGCCACGCGTGGAGATTGGTGGTGATGACATGAGAACTGCTTATACCTTGGTAAAATAATCACTCATTCACCCTATAGCTATGTGTTTCATCATATATATGTCTCTATCAGTACCAGTTAACTCAGGATATTTATGTATCAAATGGAACATTAGATCATGACAGACCCAGATGCTCCAAGTCCTAGTGATCCATATCTAAGGGAACATCTTCACTGGTTTGTGTATAATCAAACTCTCTATggtattttttctatattctttgCACTTTCAGTTCCATTATTAACTTAGTGAGAATTTGCCAGGATGGTTACAGATATCCCTGGCACCACAGATGTCTCTTTTGGTTAGTCACTCTCTTACCCCCACActatattcttattattatcaGTATTTCTTAATCTAAGGATAATGTTTATTATATACTAGATATACCTTTACCACCatatgtaatattatttgtgaGGTTTAATAGCagaaataaaaaggaatataatttttaaagatgCTTGTAAAAAGGCCATTTTTGTTAACAAAGGGAACTGTTAAAGTAATAATATTCTTACAGGAAAAGATATTATGGCGTATGAGAGTCCAAAACCAGTAATAGGAATCCACAGATATGTGTTCATCTTGTTCAAGCAGAGAGGAAGACAAACAGTGAGAGCTCCTTCTTCAAGAGACCATTTCAACACAAGGAGATTCTCGCAAGAGAATGGCCTTGGTCTACCAGTTGCTGCAGTTTACTTCAATGCTCAGAGAGAGACTGCTGCAAGGAGAAGGTGAttccagaagaagaagaaaacaaaagggtttcagtaaataaagttataacTCGTTTCAATCTCAAAGTGTTTGAGATTTGTTTCATCTGGTTTTCTTAGGGTTTGGCATGGTTGAACAATAAGGTTAGGTGTGTTTTCATGAaatctcttcctctcttctGTTTTTCTCTTACAATTTTCTTTGAGAGGTTGGTGGTGTTTAAAAGGTAGTAGATATTCTTGATGTACTTTGTACTTATAGCTATTCTAGGTTATGAGAAGTTGGGGACCAAACTAGTCTTATGTTTCTTTTAAGGATCTATGATTTGTTATAGTAAAGAACATAGTTTTACCAGAGCTGTTACTAACATTTTTCATGCTCTATCAGTTCAATTTCTTCACCATTCAAACCAGTATTGCTATCACATGCATATCTATGATTTcttttggttaaatttatatatatctaaTCATCAATGGTAGAACAAGAGTTTCACATAGCACTTGCTGTGGATAAAAACTCCTCAAAATAGTTCATTAAGCAATAATCCATTACTGTTGTAGACAGTGATGAAGTTAAAGTacgaagaaaagaaagtgaagtCTACAACACAAAAGGACAAAAAATGGTGATATGAAGTTGAAGCTTTAAACTTGATGGATAATCTTTTATCCTTGTCGTTTTCGAGtagtattaatttttctttcgaAAAAACCAAAAGATTTTTATGACAAGTACATTTTTCGACATTTTGATTTGTATTCATTAATAACACACtctataatttatgttttttgatCCATCATCACGACTTCTTGATGGAATTAAccttagttaaaaaaaattcacatttaaaaactatatatatttgtCTCTATGTATTTtgtacaaattaaatttaaaatatttacacaaacCTGCCAACAGAACAATGATATGCCTA
Coding sequences:
- the LOC106763447 gene encoding CEN-like protein 1, which encodes MPSKSHFSYALLLKVSLLSAVSFQFMSRLMEPLSVGRVIGEVVDIFSPSVRMNVTYSTKEVANGHELMPSTVMAKPRVEIGGDDMRTAYTLIMTDPDAPSPSDPYLREHLHWMVTDIPGTTDVSFGKDIMAYESPKPVIGIHRYVFILFKQRGRQTVRAPSSRDHFNTRRFSQENGLGLPVAAVYFNAQRETAARRR